The following are encoded together in the Conger conger chromosome 11, fConCon1.1, whole genome shotgun sequence genome:
- the LOC133141113 gene encoding transcriptional and immune response regulator-like, translated as MSSYVSSDCHRVSPSVHGNKFDTAHRKKAAANIFENVNQDALMKLFQKTGDMKAEERVRSIFSFAHDPEETSKALMALKQRKKDKFMQIARMVRQLLKLH; from the coding sequence ATGTCTTCTTACGTATCTTCGGACTGCCACCGCGTCAGCCCCTCCGTCCACGGGAACAAGTTCGACACGGCGCACCGCAAGAAAGCCGCGGCTAACATCTTCGAGAACGTGAACCAGGACGCGCTGATGAAGCTGTTTCAGAAAACCGGAGACATGAAGGCggaggagagggtgaggagcATCTTCTCTTTCGCCCACGATCCCGAGGAAACGTCCAAGGCTCTGATGGCGCTGAAACAGAGGAAGAAGGACAAGTTCATGCAGATCGCGCGCATGGTGAGGCAGCTCCTGAAACTGCATTGA